The window GTTGATACGAACTGTGATCCGGATGAAATTGATTATGTCATTCCTGCGAATGACGATGCGATTCGCGCTGTTAAACTTCTGACTTCAAAAATGGCGGATGCTATTTTAGAAGCTAAACAAGGTGAAGAAACAGCTGAAGTTTCTGAAACGGCAGAAGTTGCTGCTGAATAAGCTCCAGCGCCAATCAAGATAAAAATGAAAAGGTGATAAGAGGGAAGGCCCTTATCACCTTTTTTTAAGAAATTTTACGGTGAAATCAAAAGCTGGATGGCTGTTTCGGCTATTGCGGCTTAGTACATATATTCTTAAGGAGGAAAAAAAGATGGCAATTACTGCGCAAATGGTAAAAGAACTACGTGAAAAAACGGGCGCCGGCATGATGGATTGCAAAAAAGCGCTGACAGAAACGAATGGCGATATGGAAAAAGCGATCGATTTTCTTCGTGAAAAAGGAATGGCCAAAGCTGCCAAAAAAGCTGACCGCGTAGCAGCTGAAGGAACAACTTATCTGTTAAGCGAAGGAAATAAAGCCGTTATTTTGGAAGTCAACTCCGAAACAGATTTCGTGGCTAAAAACGAAAGCTTCCAAAATCTCGTAAAAGAATTGGCTCAACATATTTTGAAAAATGAACCAAAAACAGTCGAAGAAGCTCTTGACCAAACGATGGAAAATGGCGCAAAAGTAAGTGAATACATCAATGAAGCCATCGCTAAAATCGGTGAAAAATTAACTCTTCGCCGTTTCGAAGTGAAGACGAAAGGCGAAAATGAAGTTTTTGGTGAATATTTGCATATGGGTGGACGAATCGGCGTTCTTGCCCTCTTAAGTGGAACAACGGATGAAAGTGTAGCAAAAGATGTAGCTATGCATGCTGCTGCCTTGAATCCAAAATACGTTTCTCGCGACCAAGTGCCGCAAGAAGAAGTAGAGCACGAACGTCAAGTTTTGAAACAGCAAGCTCTCAATGAAGGAAAACCTGAAAAAATTGTTGAAAAAATGGTTGAAGGACGTCTTAACAAATTCTTTGAAGAAATTTGTCTGCTTGAACAATCCTTTGTTAAAAACCCTGATCAAAAAGTTCGCCAATTCGTTGAATCTAAAGGTGCAACTGTCAAAGATTTTGTGCGTTTCGAAGTAGGAGAAGGAATTGAAAAACGCCAAGAAAACTTCGCTGAAGAAGTAATGAATCAAATGAAAAAATAATTTCGACCTTTCCAAGAATATCTGAGTGAGAAGATACTCACTATGCCTTATTTGAAAACAAGATGAACGTTTTTTGTTCTCGGAAATCGAGGGAATAGAGGGAACACAATGTGTTCCCTTTTTTTCAGAATGACATGACATTAAATTAAGAAGGTACACAGCTAAACGATAAAAACTAGTGATTTACATACGGAGGTTCTTATGAGCGTTCCAAAATATAAACGTGTTGTATTAAAATTAAGCGGTGAAGCGCTGGCTGGGGATCGGGGCTTTGGCATTCACCCGGAAGTCGTGAAATCCATTGCGGAACAAGTGAAAGAAATTGCTGAACTTGGTGTCGAAGTGGCAGTAGTCGTTGGGGGAGGAAATATTTGGCGCGGGAAAACCGGAAGCGAAATGGGAATGGATCGTGCCACCGCTGATTATATGGGAATGTTGGCAACGGTCATGAATTCAATGGCGCTTCAAGACAGCTTAGAGCAGCTTGGAATTGAAACTCGTGTACAAACTTCCATTGAAATGAGACAGGTGGCGGAACCTTATATAAGAAGAAGGGCCATTCGCCATCTGGAAAAGAAACGGGTTGTGATTTTTGCCGCCGGCACCGGAAACCCTTATTTCTCTACGGATACGACGGCTGCGTTGCGTGCGGCGGAAATTGAAGCAGAAGTCATCTTAATGGCCAAAAATAATGTAGATGGTGTTTACTCTGCAGATCCAAAAGTGGATAAATCGGCTGTGAAATACGATCAGATTTCCTATCTGGATATGTTAAAAGAAGGTCTGGCCGTAATGGACTCCACTGCTTCCTCGTTATGTATGGACAATGATATACCGCTCATTGTATTCTCTATTATGGAAAAAGGCAATATTAAAAAGGCTGTTTTAGGAGAATCCATTGGAACGATGATAAGGGGGAAAGCCGAATGACAAAACAAGTGATTGAGCAAGCGAAAGACAAAATGTCAAAAGCGATTCAAGCTTTATCCAGGGAATTGGCGACGATTCGGGCAGGGCGTGCAAACGCATCGCTGCTTGATAAAGTAGTAGTGGATTACTATGGAGCGCCTACACCGGTGAATCAACTGGCATCGATTTCAGTTCCGGAGGCTAGATTGCTTGTCATTCAGCCTTATGACAAATCCGTTGTCGGAGAAGTGGAAAAAGCGATTTTAAAATCGGATCTTGGATTGACGCCTACGAGCGATGGCAGCGTCATTCGCATCACGATTCCGCCGCTTACCGAAGAACGCCGCAAAGAATTAGTAAAATTAGTGCGAAAAGAAGCGGAAGAAGCGAAAGTAGCAGTACGGAATGTTCGCAGGGATGCAAACGAAGATTTGAAAAAATTAGAGAAGAACGGGGAAATTACAGAGGACGATTTACGCGGCTATACAGAAGATGTCCAAAAGATTACCGATGAACATGTGAAAAAGATTGACGACATGGCGAAAAAGAAAGAAAAAGAAATTATGGAAGTTTGATCGTGTGAAAACCCTCTTGCCAAAAGGGGGTTTTTCCGTTATATACATACTTCGTTTTTATTGATGTGTCTATCGCTGGGATGGATTGTGAAATTCCATCGAAAAAATGAGGAAGATCGGTAATTAATAGAGATACTGTCTCAAGTTTTTGGTATTATAGATTTGCACCGTGTGAAAAATAAACACCAATGAGCGCTTATCGCGATAAATGATTGGTAAGGATGCGAAGTGGAGGATGTTATATGATTAATAAAAACAAGCTTTGGAAAACCCATAACAATCTCTCACTGGAAGAACGAATGGAGATTGTTAAAAAAGGCCCCATTCCGAGCCACGTCGCCATCAT of the Bacillus smithii genome contains:
- the tsf gene encoding translation elongation factor Ts, with the translated sequence MAITAQMVKELREKTGAGMMDCKKALTETNGDMEKAIDFLREKGMAKAAKKADRVAAEGTTYLLSEGNKAVILEVNSETDFVAKNESFQNLVKELAQHILKNEPKTVEEALDQTMENGAKVSEYINEAIAKIGEKLTLRRFEVKTKGENEVFGEYLHMGGRIGVLALLSGTTDESVAKDVAMHAAALNPKYVSRDQVPQEEVEHERQVLKQQALNEGKPEKIVEKMVEGRLNKFFEEICLLEQSFVKNPDQKVRQFVESKGATVKDFVRFEVGEGIEKRQENFAEEVMNQMKK
- the pyrH gene encoding UMP kinase, giving the protein MSVPKYKRVVLKLSGEALAGDRGFGIHPEVVKSIAEQVKEIAELGVEVAVVVGGGNIWRGKTGSEMGMDRATADYMGMLATVMNSMALQDSLEQLGIETRVQTSIEMRQVAEPYIRRRAIRHLEKKRVVIFAAGTGNPYFSTDTTAALRAAEIEAEVILMAKNNVDGVYSADPKVDKSAVKYDQISYLDMLKEGLAVMDSTASSLCMDNDIPLIVFSIMEKGNIKKAVLGESIGTMIRGKAE
- the frr gene encoding ribosome recycling factor, whose protein sequence is MTKQVIEQAKDKMSKAIQALSRELATIRAGRANASLLDKVVVDYYGAPTPVNQLASISVPEARLLVIQPYDKSVVGEVEKAILKSDLGLTPTSDGSVIRITIPPLTEERRKELVKLVRKEAEEAKVAVRNVRRDANEDLKKLEKNGEITEDDLRGYTEDVQKITDEHVKKIDDMAKKKEKEIMEV